The Acidicapsa acidisoli genome contains a region encoding:
- a CDS encoding alpha-amylase family protein: MKSLALTRREFLQSSAVAGTGVAFTQVAPRTLWGEAALAAGVETVPAWASKPMRWFQLTLVEDDPAHFDLAFWLDYFKRTRSDAVCLSGGGCVAYYPTEIPFHHRSKWLGDRDVLGELISGCRKMGMSVLVRTDPHATYDDLQAAHPDWIAVDAEDKPRRHWATPEMWVTCAWGPYNFEFMTAVHREIMTRYRPDGIFLNRWDGSGQCYCQHCAANFKAATGFDLPRGAGASGLGTDPVRRAYLTWSRERLVSLLDLWNSEIRKINPEAAMIPNNGSGALIPLDAVETSRRAPMLAADRQSRHGLAAPWLIGKTAKEFRATMGAKPVIGLFGVGLEEPYRWKDSVTSKAEIRIWVLDAVANGMRPWCSKFSATLHDERWLKGVEELYVWTEENQRYLTHEKPLARVGLVYSQQTAWYYGDQHVDARVENYALGWYQALIESRIPFEMVHDRLLDEDRLAGFKTLILPNIAALSDAQCEQIRSFVRSGGSVVATHETSLYDELGVRRKNFGLADIFGVDWTGKAEGPMQNSYIRLEHERLPGNALFAGLEDAPRIVNGVNRLEVTPRAAFAETPFTLIPSYPDLPMEKVYPRVASTDISCLYIHKPAGRVAYFPFDIDRTFWEVLSEDHLKMMRNALLWAHDEAPMVEVAGPGLVDVTAWRNPGSITIHLVNLTNPMAMKGPYRDFFPVGAQRIRLRLLGDIPAKEARLLVAGASVPVERSGLTLTLTVPSVLDHEVVAIEV, from the coding sequence ATGAAGTCACTAGCTCTGACTCGTCGGGAGTTTCTGCAATCTTCGGCTGTTGCGGGAACTGGGGTTGCGTTTACTCAGGTTGCGCCGCGCACTTTGTGGGGTGAGGCTGCTCTGGCGGCCGGGGTTGAGACTGTGCCTGCGTGGGCCTCGAAGCCGATGCGCTGGTTTCAGTTGACGCTGGTCGAAGACGATCCTGCGCATTTTGATCTTGCATTCTGGCTGGATTACTTCAAGCGCACGCGCTCGGATGCGGTTTGTCTCAGCGGCGGCGGGTGTGTGGCTTATTATCCTACCGAGATTCCGTTTCATCATCGGAGCAAGTGGCTTGGCGATCGCGATGTGCTTGGAGAGTTGATCTCGGGTTGCCGCAAGATGGGCATGTCGGTGCTGGTGCGGACCGATCCGCATGCAACGTATGACGACCTGCAGGCCGCGCATCCGGACTGGATTGCTGTGGATGCGGAGGACAAGCCGCGCAGGCACTGGGCAACGCCCGAGATGTGGGTGACGTGCGCGTGGGGGCCGTACAACTTCGAGTTCATGACGGCGGTGCATCGCGAGATCATGACGCGGTATCGCCCGGATGGGATTTTTCTCAATCGCTGGGATGGGTCGGGGCAGTGTTACTGCCAGCACTGCGCTGCGAATTTCAAGGCGGCGACGGGGTTCGATCTTCCGCGTGGCGCGGGTGCAAGTGGTCTGGGGACTGATCCTGTGCGGCGGGCGTATCTGACGTGGAGCCGGGAGCGGCTGGTGAGTCTGCTGGATCTTTGGAACTCAGAGATCCGGAAGATCAATCCCGAGGCGGCGATGATTCCGAATAACGGGAGCGGAGCGCTCATTCCGCTGGATGCGGTTGAGACGAGCCGGAGAGCGCCGATGCTGGCTGCCGACAGGCAATCGCGGCATGGGCTGGCTGCTCCGTGGCTGATTGGCAAGACGGCGAAGGAGTTTCGCGCGACGATGGGCGCGAAGCCGGTGATCGGGCTCTTTGGCGTGGGGCTGGAGGAGCCGTATCGCTGGAAGGACAGCGTTACGAGCAAGGCCGAGATTCGGATCTGGGTGCTGGATGCTGTGGCCAATGGGATGCGGCCGTGGTGCAGCAAGTTTTCTGCGACTCTGCATGATGAGCGCTGGCTCAAGGGTGTTGAAGAACTGTACGTGTGGACGGAGGAGAATCAGCGCTACCTGACACATGAGAAGCCGCTGGCACGGGTAGGACTGGTGTATTCGCAGCAGACGGCTTGGTATTACGGAGACCAACACGTTGATGCAAGGGTAGAGAACTATGCGCTGGGGTGGTATCAGGCGCTGATCGAGTCGCGCATTCCCTTTGAGATGGTGCATGACCGATTGCTGGATGAGGACCGGCTGGCCGGGTTCAAGACGCTGATTCTGCCGAATATTGCGGCGCTGAGCGATGCGCAGTGCGAGCAGATCCGCAGCTTTGTGCGCAGTGGCGGGAGCGTGGTGGCAACGCATGAGACCAGTCTTTACGATGAACTGGGCGTGCGGCGAAAGAACTTTGGCCTCGCAGACATCTTTGGGGTGGATTGGACCGGCAAGGCTGAGGGGCCGATGCAGAACTCGTATATTCGGCTGGAACACGAGCGGCTGCCGGGGAATGCTTTATTTGCCGGGCTGGAGGATGCTCCGAGGATTGTGAACGGGGTGAATCGGCTGGAGGTAACGCCGCGCGCAGCCTTTGCCGAGACGCCGTTTACGCTGATTCCGAGCTATCCGGATCTGCCGATGGAGAAGGTTTATCCACGCGTGGCTAGCACGGATATTTCCTGCTTATATATTCACAAGCCTGCCGGGCGGGTGGCTTATTTCCCATTCGATATTGACCGGACTTTCTGGGAGGTCTTGAGCGAAGACCACTTGAAAATGATGCGGAATGCTCTGCTTTGGGCGCATGATGAAGCGCCGATGGTCGAGGTTGCTGGTCCCGGGCTTGTGGATGTGACAGCATGGCGGAATCCTGGGTCGATTACGATTCATCTGGTGAACCTGACGAATCCCATGGCGATGAAGGGTCCGTATCGGGATTTTTTCCCGGTGGGTGCGCAGAGGATTCGGCTCCGGCTGCTGGGGGATATTCCTGCGAAAGAGGCGCGACTGCTGGTGGCCGGGGCGAGCGTTCCGGTGGAACGTTCCGGGTTGACGCTGACTCTCACTGTCCCTTCGGTGCTCGATCATGAGGTGGTGGCGATTGAGGTTTAG
- a CDS encoding glycosyltransferase family 4 protein, which translates to MGVSRASARTVVVSHPTGNANAAAVVSALHEDELLAAFFTCVDWRPDSRLAKAAPKAVRAAFERRARIQIPTEFVRTRPFRELVRNLYIRTGKRHLIADSRHPYSIDGVYRDLDGYVARSMDKIPGIRAVYAYEDGALRQFRQAHELGVQCIYDLPIGYWRANRNISAEEAELQPEWRGTLNALADSDAKCALKDEELSLADTVIVPSTFVKNTLELFPDTKKILVNPFGVPASISAVKKVTKSDQPLRVLYVGSLTQRKGIAYLFEAVEKAGKAVTLTVVGRKVGQSALLDKNCENHRWVPSLPHSEILAEMRRHDVFVFPSLFEGLALVQGEALSQGLPVITTPNSGGTDIMRDGIDGFVVPIRDAEAITARLLQLHGHRELLQQMSESAQERAAELGWQGYKQRVVRAVRDVLGVL; encoded by the coding sequence ATGGGAGTAAGTCGAGCAAGCGCACGGACGGTTGTCGTCAGCCACCCTACCGGCAATGCCAATGCGGCTGCCGTGGTAAGTGCGCTGCACGAGGACGAGTTACTCGCGGCTTTCTTTACATGCGTGGATTGGCGGCCGGATAGCCGATTGGCAAAGGCCGCGCCGAAGGCTGTGCGGGCGGCGTTTGAACGGCGTGCGCGGATACAGATTCCGACAGAGTTTGTTCGCACGAGGCCTTTTCGCGAGTTAGTGCGCAATCTGTATATACGGACAGGGAAGAGGCATCTGATCGCCGATTCGCGCCATCCCTACTCGATCGATGGGGTATATCGCGACCTGGATGGTTATGTCGCGCGAAGCATGGATAAGATTCCGGGAATTCGCGCAGTGTATGCGTATGAGGACGGAGCGCTGAGGCAGTTTCGGCAGGCGCATGAGTTAGGCGTGCAGTGCATCTACGACTTACCGATCGGGTACTGGCGCGCGAACCGGAATATCTCGGCGGAAGAGGCTGAATTGCAGCCTGAATGGAGGGGAACGCTCAATGCGCTGGCCGACAGCGACGCCAAATGCGCGCTGAAGGATGAGGAACTGAGCCTGGCCGACACGGTGATTGTTCCCAGCACGTTTGTAAAAAACACGCTCGAACTGTTTCCGGATACAAAGAAGATTCTTGTGAACCCATTCGGGGTTCCGGCGAGTATCTCCGCCGTGAAAAAAGTTACAAAATCCGATCAGCCTTTGCGAGTGCTGTATGTTGGTTCACTTACGCAGAGGAAGGGAATTGCCTATCTTTTTGAGGCCGTCGAGAAGGCCGGCAAGGCTGTTACGTTAACGGTAGTCGGGCGCAAGGTGGGACAATCGGCGCTGCTGGATAAGAATTGCGAGAATCATCGCTGGGTGCCATCTTTGCCGCACTCGGAGATACTTGCCGAGATGCGCCGCCATGATGTGTTTGTCTTCCCGTCACTCTTTGAGGGGCTGGCGCTGGTGCAAGGCGAGGCGCTTTCGCAGGGGCTTCCGGTGATCACGACGCCTAACTCGGGAGGAACGGATATTATGCGGGACGGAATAGATGGGTTTGTCGTTCCAATTCGCGACGCCGAGGCGATAACTGCCCGATTGCTTCAGTTACATGGACATAGAGAACTGTTACAGCAGATGAGCGAATCCGCGCAGGAGCGTGCGGCGGAGCTGGGCTGGCAGGGATACAAGCAACGTGTGGTGCGTGCTGTGCGCGACGTGCTCGGAGTTCTGTGA
- the chrA gene encoding chromate efflux transporter: MVTEKIDPCEELSTAPCFSEAARFWFRLGLISFGGTAAHIGIMHDDLVERKRWIDNEDFLHALGHCMILPGPEAQQLAIYLGWRLHGIKGGVVAGVLFILPSMVVLLALSIVYARFGNLPWIAAMFSGLRPAALALVLLALTRLAKRSLVEPVQWVVASGAFAVMSWLHASIPFVMGAAIVMGFILAKFRRGSVSSTRSMPVYEASIANPAMRKQALLSLAKITAVGLGIWLAPFLALYLFGRGFPFWAQLGLFFTRTAFVTVGGSYTVIPYVAHAAVSRYHWLSQPQMLDGFALAETTPGPLIIVVAFVGFMAGFHHFHGSILMGTLALLLTTLYTFLPCFLFVFAGTPLVRWTQHNRSMKAVLNLVIAVVFAAMVDLALFLARGVLFHAKTYAFADLDWIAVAVVGLSIFLLGTRRTKLGTVIGLSLGFGIVRCLIRSW; this comes from the coding sequence GTGGTTACAGAAAAAATCGATCCATGTGAAGAATTATCTACCGCCCCGTGTTTCTCGGAAGCGGCGCGGTTCTGGTTTCGGTTGGGCCTCATCAGCTTTGGCGGGACAGCGGCTCACATCGGCATCATGCACGACGATCTCGTGGAACGTAAAAGGTGGATCGATAACGAGGATTTCCTTCACGCGCTGGGACATTGCATGATTCTTCCAGGTCCGGAGGCCCAGCAGCTAGCCATCTATCTTGGCTGGAGACTGCATGGAATCAAAGGGGGCGTCGTCGCCGGCGTGCTGTTTATTTTGCCGTCCATGGTTGTGCTGCTGGCTCTGAGCATCGTGTATGCCCGGTTTGGGAACCTGCCCTGGATCGCTGCCATGTTCAGCGGTCTTAGGCCCGCGGCGCTGGCTCTTGTCCTGCTCGCATTGACTCGACTCGCAAAGCGTTCGCTGGTTGAGCCGGTGCAATGGGTTGTTGCATCTGGGGCGTTCGCGGTAATGAGCTGGCTGCATGCTTCGATACCCTTCGTGATGGGTGCGGCTATTGTCATGGGTTTCATTCTGGCGAAATTCCGTCGCGGCTCTGTATCGTCGACACGGTCGATGCCTGTCTACGAAGCATCGATTGCGAACCCTGCCATGCGGAAGCAGGCTCTCCTATCGCTTGCAAAGATCACCGCGGTGGGATTGGGAATATGGCTCGCTCCATTCCTGGCTCTCTACTTGTTCGGCCGGGGCTTTCCCTTTTGGGCTCAACTTGGTCTGTTCTTTACGCGCACTGCCTTCGTCACGGTTGGAGGTTCCTACACTGTTATCCCTTATGTGGCCCACGCGGCGGTATCCAGGTATCACTGGCTTAGCCAGCCACAGATGCTCGATGGTTTTGCGCTCGCGGAGACCACACCAGGCCCGCTCATCATCGTGGTGGCCTTCGTCGGGTTCATGGCGGGCTTTCACCATTTCCATGGTTCGATCCTTATGGGTACCTTAGCCCTCCTGCTGACGACTCTATACACCTTTCTGCCATGCTTTCTGTTCGTATTCGCGGGCACTCCTCTTGTCAGATGGACGCAACACAATCGAAGTATGAAAGCTGTGCTGAATCTCGTCATCGCAGTTGTGTTCGCTGCTATGGTCGATCTCGCCTTGTTTCTCGCCCGTGGCGTTCTGTTTCACGCAAAAACGTACGCCTTTGCGGATCTCGATTGGATCGCCGTTGCGGTGGTCGGCCTGTCGATCTTCCTGCTTGGAACACGCAGGACAAAGTTAGGTACAGTAATCGGCTTGAGTCTCGGATTCGGAATCGTACGCTGTCTGATTCGCTCATGGTAA
- the guaA gene encoding glutamine-hydrolyzing GMP synthase — protein MDTQSIVILDFGSQYTQLIARRIRELNVFSAVLPCTASIAEIQAYSPIGIILSGGPSSVYDADAPDADPAILALELPVLGICYGLQFIVHHLGGKVRSADKREYGHAEVTVEDAETPLFAGLPAKIQVWMSHGDEALELPAGFHRTAVTSNALAGIANEDRRIWAVQFHPEVHHTPLGSQLLRNFVFGICGARGDWTPHHFIETTVASIRQRVGSGHVLCALSGGVDSSVAAVLVHRAIGDQLTCVFVNNGVLRKNEFAQVTKNLRDKLGLNLVPVDASERFLEKLAGITDPETKRKVIGREFIAVFDDEAHRIADQLSSSKSGGVEWLVQGTLYPDVIESSSVRGPSQTIKSHHNVGGLPEQMKMKLIEPLRDLFKDEVRRIGRDLGMPEDILGRQPFPGPGLAVRILGEVTAERVAILQEADDIVVSEIKAAGLYSQVWQSFAVLLPVRSVGVMGDQRTYANTCAIRAVHSEDGMTADWVPLPYEVLKRISSRIVNEVRGINRVVYDITSKPPGTIEWE, from the coding sequence GTGGACACCCAAAGTATCGTTATCCTGGATTTCGGCTCGCAGTACACGCAGTTGATTGCGCGCCGTATTCGCGAGCTGAATGTTTTTTCCGCCGTGCTGCCCTGCACGGCTTCGATTGCCGAGATTCAGGCGTATTCGCCGATTGGGATCATCCTGTCGGGCGGGCCGTCTTCGGTCTATGACGCGGATGCTCCGGACGCCGATCCGGCGATTCTGGCGCTGGAGTTGCCGGTGCTCGGCATCTGCTATGGATTGCAGTTTATTGTGCATCACCTGGGCGGGAAGGTTCGTTCGGCGGACAAGCGCGAGTACGGACACGCCGAGGTCACGGTTGAGGATGCGGAGACGCCGCTTTTTGCTGGACTGCCGGCGAAGATTCAGGTGTGGATGAGTCATGGCGATGAAGCGCTGGAACTGCCGGCCGGCTTCCATCGCACAGCCGTTACGTCGAATGCACTGGCGGGGATTGCCAATGAAGATCGCAGGATCTGGGCTGTGCAGTTTCACCCCGAAGTGCACCACACGCCGCTCGGGTCGCAGCTTTTGCGTAATTTTGTCTTTGGAATCTGCGGCGCGCGCGGCGACTGGACGCCGCATCACTTCATTGAGACGACGGTGGCCTCGATTCGCCAGAGAGTGGGGTCGGGCCATGTGCTTTGCGCCCTGTCGGGCGGAGTGGATTCGTCGGTGGCGGCGGTGCTCGTGCATCGGGCGATCGGCGACCAGCTTACCTGTGTTTTCGTGAATAACGGGGTGTTGCGGAAGAACGAATTTGCGCAGGTAACGAAGAATCTACGCGACAAGCTGGGGTTGAACCTGGTTCCGGTGGATGCCAGCGAGCGGTTTCTAGAGAAGCTGGCTGGGATTACCGATCCGGAGACGAAGCGGAAGGTCATCGGTCGGGAGTTCATTGCGGTTTTCGACGACGAGGCCCACCGCATCGCCGACCAACTTAGTTCCAGTAAGTCGGGCGGCGTAGAGTGGCTGGTGCAGGGGACGCTGTATCCGGATGTGATTGAGTCTTCGAGCGTGCGCGGGCCTTCGCAGACGATCAAGAGCCATCACAATGTCGGCGGCTTGCCGGAACAGATGAAGATGAAGCTGATTGAGCCGCTGCGCGATCTCTTCAAGGATGAAGTCCGACGGATCGGGCGCGATCTCGGCATGCCGGAAGACATTCTCGGGCGGCAGCCCTTTCCGGGACCGGGGCTGGCGGTGCGCATATTGGGGGAAGTTACCGCTGAACGCGTAGCAATCTTGCAGGAAGCGGACGATATAGTCGTTAGCGAGATCAAGGCTGCGGGGCTGTATTCGCAGGTTTGGCAGAGCTTTGCCGTGTTGCTGCCAGTGCGCAGCGTGGGTGTGATGGGCGATCAGCGGACATATGCGAATACCTGCGCCATTCGCGCGGTTCACTCGGAGGATGGCATGACGGCGGATTGGGTTCCGCTGCCGTATGAAGTGCTGAAACGCATCTCCAGCCGGATCGTGAATGAGGTGCGCGGGATCAATCGCGTGGTGTATGACATTACTTCCAAACCTCCGGGAACCATTGAATGGGAGTAA